DNA sequence from the Brevundimonas sp. NIBR10 genome:
CTACAGCGCCGGGACCTGGAGCGACCTGGCCGAGCTGGGGGTCATCGGCGCGCTGTTCGATGAAGCGTCCGGGGGCTTCGGCGGCCAGGGGTTCGACCTCATGGTCGTTTTCGAGGCCCTGGGACGCGCGCTCGTGGTCGAACCCTTCCTGGGAACCCTGATGGCCGGACGCGTCCTCGCCGGAGCGGGCGGCCGTCAGGATCTTCTCGCCAGGGTGATCGCGGGCGAGGTTCTGATCGCCTTCGCCCACGAAGACGCCCGCGACGCGGATGGCTTGGCCTCGGTCCTGACCGCGACGCCGGGCGACGCGGGCTGGAGCCTGACCGGCGCCAAGGGGGTGGTCCTGCACGCCGGGGCGGCCGATCTGCTGGTCGTCCCGGCAGTCTTGCCGGGCGCCGCCGAGCCGTCGCTGTTCCTGGTTCCCGCAGATGCGGCGGGCCTGACGGTGCGGGGCTACAGCCTGGTCGATGGCGGCCGGGCGGCGGAGGTCGGGTTCGACAGGGTGTCTGTGGGACCGGACGCCCTGATCGCTCGCGAGGGCGCGGCCCTGATCGCCGGAGCCACGGCGGCGGGCTTGCTGGCCCTCTCTGCGGAAGCGCTCGGGGCGATGGAAACGGCCCGGGCCGCGACGGTCGACTATCTGCAGACCCGTGTCCAGTTTGGCGCGCCGATCGGCCGCTTCCAGGCCCTGCAGCACCGGATGGCGACCGTCCTGCTGGAAATCGAACAGGCGAGGTCTGCGGTGATCAACGCCGCCGCGGCGCTGGAGGGTCCGGCTCTCGCCCGGGACCGCGCCGCTTCCGCGGCCAAATATACGGTTGGACGGACCGGCGCCCTGGTCGCCGAGGAGGCCATCCAGCTGCACGGCGGCATCGGCATGACCTGGGAGCTGCCGCTGCCCCATTTCGCCAAACGCCTGATCATGATCGATCAACAGCTCGGCGACGAGGATCACCACCTCGCCCGTTACGCCAGGCTGGGTCAGGGGCCTGTCGAGGGCCCCGGGCCTGATCGTCCGTGATCGACAAGCGCGTCTCCGGGGCCGCGGAAGCGGTCGGCCATGTTCATGATGGCGCAACCGTCATGATCAGCGGCTTCGGCGAGGCCGGCAGCCCGACCGAGCTGATCCATGCCCTGATTGACCAGGGGGCGCGCGATCTGGTGGTCGTCAACAACAATGCGGGTAACGGCCACATCGGCCTGGCCGCGCTTCTCGCCGCCGGCCGGGTGCGCAAGATGATCTGTTCCTATCCCAGGAGTTCGCACAGCTTCGTGTTCACCGAGCTCTACCAGGCGGGCAGGATTGAGCTTGAAGTGGTCG
Encoded proteins:
- a CDS encoding acyl-CoA dehydrogenase family protein; this encodes MDFNHTEDRQMLADTLNRYLADRYPIERRNDAAFGPIGYSAGTWSDLAELGVIGALFDEASGGFGGQGFDLMVVFEALGRALVVEPFLGTLMAGRVLAGAGGRQDLLARVIAGEVLIAFAHEDARDADGLASVLTATPGDAGWSLTGAKGVVLHAGAADLLVVPAVLPGAAEPSLFLVPADAAGLTVRGYSLVDGGRAAEVGFDRVSVGPDALIAREGAALIAGATAAGLLALSAEALGAMETARAATVDYLQTRVQFGAPIGRFQALQHRMATVLLEIEQARSAVINAAAALEGPALARDRAASAAKYTVGRTGALVAEEAIQLHGGIGMTWELPLPHFAKRLIMIDQQLGDEDHHLARYARLGQGPVEGPGPDRP